GACGCGTCGGGCAACCTCTTCGTGGTCGACTCCCGCAACTACGCGATCCGCAAGATCACGCCAGGCGGGGTGCTGAGCACCCTCGCGGGCAGCGGCCAGCCGGGCGCGCTCGACGGCAAGGGGGGCACGGCGCGCTTCAACCGGCCCCGCGGCCTCGCAATGGACGCTGCGGGCAACCTCTTCGTGGCCGACACCGACAACCACCTGATCCGCAAGGTGAGTCCTACTGGCACCGTCACGACCTTCGTGGGCGCGGGCCGTCCCGGCTACGAGGACGCCACGGGCACCGAGGCCGAGTTCAACGAGCCCTATGACCTGGCCTTCGACAGCCAGGGGCGGCTCTACGTGGCCGACTTCATGAACCGGGTGGTGCGGGTCGTCACGCCCCAGGGCGTGGTGAGCACCTACGCGGGCTCCGGGCGCCGGGGCAACGTCAACGGCGACGCCCCCGACGCCCAGTTCGACAACCTGAGCGGGCTAGCGATCGATGGCGCGGGTAACATCTACGTCACCGACCAGGTCGCCGACGTCATCCGCAAGATCACCCCGTAACCAAGACGACGAAGGGGGCCGCGACGCAAGCGTCGCGGCCCCCTTCTGGTTGGGTGCGCTCAGGCGTTAGACCCGCGCGGCCTCGCGGGAGTACTGCTTGAGGATGTCCTTGGCGATGACGACCTTCTGGATCTCGTTGGTGCCCTCGAAGATCTCGCAGATGCGCGCATCGCGGAACAGGCGCTCGATGGGGTACTCGCCCGAGTAACCCATGCCGCCGTGGATCTGGACGGCCTTGTTGATGATCCAGGTCGAGTTCTCGGTGCAGAACAGCTTGACCATCGAGCCGGGCAGGGTGATCTTGTTGCCCTGCTCCGACTGCCAGGCGGTGTAGTACACCATCTGCTCCATCGCGAAGATGCGGGTGGCCATCTCGGCGAGGTAGAACTGGATGGCCTGGTTCTCGGCGATGGGCTTGCCGAACTGGATACGGGTGGTCGCGTGCTTCATGGACAGGTCGAAGGCTTCCTTGGCAGCGCCCAGGCAGGCGGCGCCGAGGCTCAGGCGACCCTTGTCCAGGATCTTCATGGCGGTCACGAAGCCGAGGCCCACCTGACCGAGCACGTTCTCGTTGGGGACGCGGACGTCCTTGAAGAAGACCTCGCGGGTATCCGAGCCGCGGATGCCCATCTTCTTCTCCTTGGGGCCGTTCTCGATGCCGCCGAAGGCGCGCTCGACGAGGAACGCCGTCACGCCGCCGCGGGCGCCGAGGGCCGGATCCGTCACGGCGAAGACCGTGAGCAGGTCGGCGGTGCCGCCATTGGTGATCCACATCTTCTGGCCGTTGATGATCCAGTCGTTGCCGTCACGCACGGCGCGGGTCTTGATGGCCGCGGCGTCCGAGCCGGCGCCCGGCTCGGTCAGGGCGAAGGCCGCGAGCATCTCGCCCGAGGCGAGCTTGGGCAGGTACTTCTGCTTCTGCTCTTCGGTGCCGTCGATGACCAGGCCGTAGGTGCCGATGCCGCCGTGGGCGCCCATGGTGACGCCGAGGCTCGAGTCGACGCGGCCGATCTCCTCGGCGAGGATGGCGTTGCCCACGTCGCCCAGGCTGGATCCACCGTACTCCTCGGGGATGTTGGAGCCGAGGAAG
The DNA window shown above is from bacterium and carries:
- a CDS encoding acyl-CoA dehydrogenase family protein, encoding MDFNFTEEQQMLRQMAKEFADRELRPLADKHDKEEHIGRDILMKMAEQGFLGSNIPEEYGGSSLGDVGNAILAEEIGRVDSSLGVTMGAHGGIGTYGLVIDGTEEQKQKYLPKLASGEMLAAFALTEPGAGSDAAAIKTRAVRDGNDWIINGQKMWITNGGTADLLTVFAVTDPALGARGGVTAFLVERAFGGIENGPKEKKMGIRGSDTREVFFKDVRVPNENVLGQVGLGFVTAMKILDKGRLSLGAACLGAAKEAFDLSMKHATTRIQFGKPIAENQAIQFYLAEMATRIFAMEQMVYYTAWQSEQGNKITLPGSMVKLFCTENSTWIINKAVQIHGGMGYSGEYPIERLFRDARICEIFEGTNEIQKVVIAKDILKQYSREAARV